Proteins from one Hydrogenivirga caldilitoris genomic window:
- a CDS encoding HlyD family secretion protein has translation MRKLTGQSLLFLLIVLLFSCGKEEKALYLSGRIEGDEYDIGAKIGGKVVEVRVEEGKEVRKGEVLAKLDSKELEAKLRRAEAVVRSLREKLRALEVKRELLVKELDINLKASVKRREVARDELQGLEHTKRELEVRKEKLLKDLKRFRELFSKGVIPQSKLEEIETEVGSLEERIRALGKAMEELRKKVELAELEIELAREKRKEIEALEKEIASLRERVREAEAGVEEVRALLEDTILRSPIEGTVVEKFVEEGEVVPPGKVLFTVVNLDELYFKGYLPETKLGLLRLGQEAYVKVDSFPERKFPAVVSYISDRAEFTPKEVQTKEARVKQVFAVKMRLKENPGHVLKPGMPAEAYVELR, from the coding sequence ATGAGAAAATTGACGGGTCAGTCACTCCTTTTCCTCCTCATCGTCCTCCTGTTCTCCTGCGGGAAGGAGGAGAAAGCCCTCTACCTGAGCGGAAGGATAGAAGGAGACGAGTATGATATCGGAGCGAAGATAGGCGGGAAGGTGGTGGAGGTGAGGGTAGAGGAGGGTAAGGAGGTGAGGAAGGGGGAAGTTCTTGCAAAGCTTGATTCTAAGGAGCTTGAGGCTAAACTGAGAAGAGCCGAGGCTGTGGTGAGGTCCTTAAGAGAAAAACTCCGTGCCCTTGAGGTGAAAAGGGAACTCCTCGTTAAGGAGCTGGATATAAATCTGAAGGCTTCCGTAAAGAGAAGGGAGGTGGCGAGGGACGAACTTCAGGGGCTTGAGCACACGAAGAGGGAGCTTGAGGTCAGGAAGGAGAAGCTCCTGAAGGACCTGAAGAGGTTCAGGGAACTCTTTAGTAAGGGTGTTATCCCCCAGAGCAAGCTTGAAGAGATAGAAACCGAGGTTGGTTCCCTTGAGGAGAGGATAAGAGCTCTCGGAAAGGCTATGGAGGAATTGAGGAAGAAGGTGGAACTGGCTGAGCTGGAGATAGAGCTGGCGAGGGAGAAGAGGAAGGAGATAGAGGCTCTTGAGAAGGAGATAGCTTCTCTGAGGGAGAGGGTAAGGGAGGCTGAGGCTGGGGTGGAGGAGGTGCGAGCATTGCTGGAGGACACCATACTTCGGTCTCCAATTGAGGGAACGGTGGTTGAGAAGTTCGTTGAGGAGGGAGAGGTAGTTCCCCCAGGAAAGGTTCTCTTTACTGTGGTGAACCTTGATGAACTCTACTTCAAGGGCTACCTTCCCGAGACGAAGCTCGGACTTCTGAGGCTCGGTCAGGAGGCTTACGTAAAGGTAGACTCCTTCCCGGAAAGGAAGTTTCCCGCCGTGGTCTCCTACATAAGCGACAGAGCGGAGTTTACTCCCAAGGAGGTTCAGACGAAGGAGGCGAGGGTAAAGCAGGTCTTTGCGGTTAAGATGAGGCTGAAGGAGAACCCGGGACACGTCCTGAAGCCCGGTATGCCCGCCGAGGCTTACGTGGAACTGAGATGA
- a CDS encoding TolC family protein encodes MRVLLLLFLFTFSYSITLEEAVQLALKRNIESIKSELDLKKVEERIREVKGSVLPTVSFSARYTRWDPNYISSFVPENKYILTLSLNQPIFDKSVWDALRLAKRSRELQEAVIKDVKTSLKAEVEKLYWAVLLKREVLKEKEESLTYWENYFKLVEEKYKEGIVPKYEFLRARAQLRQARADLIRAKSDYTVSLNSLKNLIGVDEDITVEGTFGKGTLKIEDPRETLIKNNTSLLVLEKTLKVQRENVELKKADYYPKLSLFANYNVENIKDFKNGSIQEEVRKGYNLGVSLDFTIYDGQKRSARVMQEKLEEMKVREEIEFRKRELLNQLDSLLSQLKALEEELLAREDTLLASEESLRNATERYREGVGSQVELLDARKAYEEARLSYLDSVYVYNSTIADLKALLGF; translated from the coding sequence ATGAGAGTCCTTCTCCTCCTTTTCCTCTTTACATTCTCTTACTCCATAACCTTAGAAGAAGCCGTTCAGTTAGCCCTGAAGAGAAACATTGAAAGTATAAAATCTGAACTTGACCTGAAGAAGGTTGAAGAGAGGATAAGGGAGGTCAAAGGAAGCGTACTGCCAACGGTTTCTTTCTCCGCTCGCTATACAAGATGGGACCCAAACTATATATCCTCCTTTGTGCCTGAAAACAAGTATATTCTGACCCTTTCACTGAACCAGCCGATATTTGACAAGAGCGTGTGGGATGCCCTTAGGCTTGCCAAGAGGAGCAGGGAGCTTCAGGAGGCGGTGATTAAAGACGTAAAGACAAGTTTGAAGGCTGAGGTAGAAAAACTTTACTGGGCGGTTCTCTTAAAGCGGGAGGTTCTTAAAGAAAAGGAGGAGTCCCTTACTTACTGGGAAAACTACTTTAAACTCGTTGAGGAAAAGTACAAGGAAGGGATAGTACCTAAGTATGAGTTCCTCAGGGCAAGAGCCCAACTAAGACAGGCAAGGGCTGACCTTATAAGGGCAAAGAGCGACTACACGGTTTCCCTCAACTCCCTGAAGAACCTTATAGGCGTGGACGAGGACATCACCGTGGAAGGTACCTTCGGTAAGGGCACCCTTAAAATTGAAGACCCGCGAGAAACCCTGATAAAGAACAACACGAGCTTGCTCGTCCTTGAGAAGACTTTGAAAGTTCAGAGGGAAAATGTGGAGCTCAAAAAAGCTGATTACTATCCCAAGCTCTCCCTCTTTGCCAACTATAACGTGGAGAACATAAAGGACTTTAAGAACGGAAGCATACAGGAAGAAGTAAGGAAAGGCTACAACCTCGGTGTGAGCCTTGACTTTACCATATACGATGGTCAGAAGAGGAGTGCGAGAGTTATGCAGGAGAAATTAGAGGAGATGAAGGTTAGGGAGGAAATTGAATTCAGGAAGAGAGAGCTCCTCAACCAACTGGACTCTCTTCTATCCCAGCTTAAAGCCCTTGAAGAAGAGCTCCTTGCCCGAGAGGATACGCTCCTTGCCTCCGAAGAGTCTTTGAGAAACGCAACTGAGAGGTACAGGGAAGGTGTAGGTTCCCAGGTTGAACTCCTTGATGCGAGAAAAGCTTATGAGGAGGCGAGACTTTCTTACCTTGACTCGGTGTACGTATACAACTCAACGATAGCAGACCTGAAGGCACTTTTAGGGTTTTAG
- a CDS encoding efflux RND transporter permease subunit gives MYKFFINRPVTTFMFMLTFIILGIYAYKNIPVDRFPDVDFPVVSISTTYEGANPYVVDTVVTREIEEELASISGVDSIIAQSYTGVSRISVVFDLGKDIDVAAQEVRDAVQRAYRRMPEGVDPPVVRKLNTSMAPIMAVLVHGDVDYGVISYFADKVVKREFERVRGVAEVHLGGFRDRVMWIRIDPERLHSRNLTVTDVIEVFRKNNVETPAGSIYSKNREYVLRIIGKFKNAEEINNLILRDGVRLRDVGHAEFSYDELRNAVRFNLKSAVALIVYKESKTNTVQAAEGVIRKIEELRKVAPAGVNIDINYDASVFIKRSVADATHEIVIGSLLTALVVFLFLGSVRFTLIPVSAIPISILGAIFVLYLTGNSLNTLSLLALAVAVGIVIDDAIVVLESIYRRNEEGLKGKEAATVGTRIVVFALLSSTASLIVIFLPILFLKGPVGVFFGVFSFTLITSIAISFLVSVSFTPMLSARLVSVGKKNVFMRAYDRFERIFDVALRWSLNHKLIVLVLSFATVAGGLQLAKITKKEFFPVVDEGRFIIRFETPLGSSFEFTNRKAREIEKVLMSNPYVLRYGMAVGEGLVSPTVNGGMFFVTLKDRSVRPHQKVVMNMLRDELRKIKDVRASVEVPSVVGARGGRQTDIQYVVRGESLEELGRIADNLTSFLREKGGYADIDTDIRINQPEIKIRIDRDKLRDLGLNVEDIGNTLTALFGKFWVGTYELGSESYDTYVKAEESFLKTYENLKKVFVRGKKGDLIPITSVIEYELGPGYTVINRYNRQYSFILFANLRDKSLGEAVSEIEGFLRDRLPPGYTFEPTGQTKEFQRAFAGLALALIIAVAGVYMILASLFESLVHPFTVMLTLPLAISGVFGLIYITGGSLNLPSYFGVILLIGLVARDSVLFIERIVQLRKEGETVRDAIMKARKERLRPILMTTLTIMFALLPVALGITEGAELRQPLAVAVIGGLTTALPLSLFVIPVVYEFFEGIRFRFRRT, from the coding sequence ATGTACAAGTTTTTTATAAACAGACCGGTAACCACCTTCATGTTTATGCTCACCTTCATAATACTCGGCATATACGCTTACAAAAACATTCCCGTTGATAGGTTTCCCGATGTTGATTTTCCCGTGGTGAGTATAAGCACAACCTACGAGGGAGCTAACCCATACGTGGTGGACACGGTAGTCACGAGGGAGATAGAGGAGGAGCTTGCCTCCATAAGCGGTGTAGACTCAATAATAGCTCAGAGTTACACCGGCGTTTCCCGCATAAGCGTAGTTTTTGACCTGGGGAAAGATATTGACGTAGCCGCTCAGGAAGTCAGGGATGCGGTTCAGAGAGCTTACAGAAGAATGCCCGAGGGGGTTGACCCACCGGTTGTGAGGAAGCTGAACACCTCCATGGCTCCCATAATGGCCGTCCTCGTTCATGGAGACGTGGATTACGGCGTAATATCCTACTTCGCTGACAAGGTCGTAAAGAGGGAGTTTGAAAGGGTCAGGGGTGTTGCAGAGGTTCACTTAGGAGGGTTCAGGGACAGGGTCATGTGGATAAGGATTGACCCGGAGAGGCTCCACTCCAGAAATTTAACCGTAACCGATGTTATAGAGGTCTTCAGAAAGAACAACGTAGAAACCCCGGCTGGGAGTATATACAGCAAAAATAGAGAGTACGTGCTCAGGATAATAGGAAAGTTCAAGAACGCAGAGGAGATAAACAACCTGATTCTAAGGGACGGGGTAAGGCTCAGGGATGTTGGGCATGCCGAGTTCTCCTACGACGAGCTCAGGAACGCTGTTAGGTTTAACCTAAAGTCAGCCGTTGCCCTCATAGTTTACAAGGAGAGCAAGACCAACACCGTTCAGGCTGCGGAGGGGGTGATAAGGAAGATAGAGGAGCTCAGGAAGGTAGCTCCGGCGGGTGTAAACATAGATATAAACTACGACGCCTCAGTTTTCATAAAGAGGAGCGTTGCGGACGCAACCCACGAGATAGTTATAGGTAGTCTCCTCACCGCCCTTGTGGTTTTCCTCTTCTTGGGGAGCGTAAGGTTCACCCTTATACCTGTTTCCGCCATACCTATATCAATCTTAGGAGCTATATTCGTCCTCTATCTCACGGGTAACTCTCTGAACACACTCTCCCTTCTCGCCCTCGCCGTCGCGGTTGGAATAGTCATTGACGATGCTATAGTTGTTCTTGAGAGCATATACAGAAGGAACGAGGAGGGTCTTAAGGGAAAAGAGGCTGCAACCGTGGGGACGAGGATAGTGGTCTTTGCCCTCCTCTCTTCTACCGCCTCCCTTATAGTTATATTCCTCCCCATACTCTTCCTTAAAGGTCCGGTAGGTGTCTTCTTCGGAGTTTTCAGCTTCACCCTGATAACCTCCATAGCTATCTCCTTTCTGGTATCGGTCTCATTCACTCCCATGCTCTCCGCAAGACTTGTCAGCGTTGGTAAGAAGAACGTATTCATGAGGGCTTACGATAGGTTTGAGAGAATCTTTGACGTTGCCCTCAGGTGGTCGCTCAACCACAAGCTGATAGTCCTTGTTCTCTCCTTCGCCACCGTTGCGGGAGGTCTCCAGCTCGCAAAAATTACCAAGAAGGAGTTCTTCCCGGTGGTTGACGAGGGGAGGTTCATAATAAGGTTTGAAACCCCTCTGGGCTCTTCTTTTGAATTCACAAACCGGAAAGCACGGGAGATAGAGAAGGTTCTTATGTCAAACCCTTACGTTCTCAGGTACGGAATGGCTGTGGGTGAGGGACTCGTGAGCCCTACAGTGAACGGGGGTATGTTCTTCGTTACCCTCAAGGACAGGAGTGTTAGACCTCACCAGAAGGTAGTTATGAACATGCTGAGGGACGAATTGAGGAAGATAAAGGATGTTAGAGCCTCCGTTGAGGTTCCATCGGTAGTGGGGGCGAGGGGAGGAAGGCAGACGGACATACAGTATGTGGTAAGGGGTGAATCCCTTGAAGAGCTCGGAAGGATAGCGGATAACCTCACTTCCTTCCTCAGGGAAAAGGGAGGCTACGCGGACATAGACACAGACATAAGGATAAACCAGCCAGAGATAAAGATAAGGATAGACAGGGACAAATTGAGAGATTTGGGACTTAACGTTGAGGATATAGGAAACACCTTAACAGCTCTTTTTGGAAAGTTTTGGGTGGGAACTTACGAACTAGGTTCAGAGAGCTATGATACTTACGTTAAAGCCGAAGAAAGCTTCCTGAAGACCTATGAGAACCTTAAAAAGGTTTTCGTAAGAGGAAAAAAGGGAGATCTTATTCCTATAACTTCCGTTATAGAGTACGAGCTCGGTCCAGGATATACGGTCATAAACAGGTATAACAGACAGTATTCCTTTATACTCTTTGCAAACCTCAGGGACAAATCCCTCGGAGAGGCGGTTTCAGAGATAGAGGGTTTTTTAAGGGACAGGCTCCCTCCCGGATACACCTTTGAACCTACCGGACAGACAAAGGAGTTCCAGAGAGCCTTTGCAGGTCTTGCCCTCGCCCTCATAATAGCGGTTGCAGGAGTTTATATGATACTTGCATCTCTGTTTGAGAGCCTTGTCCACCCCTTCACGGTTATGCTCACCTTACCCTTAGCCATATCGGGGGTCTTCGGTCTCATATACATCACGGGCGGAAGTTTGAATCTGCCCTCTTACTTCGGTGTGATCCTATTGATAGGTCTGGTGGCAAGGGATTCAGTCCTGTTCATAGAAAGGATAGTTCAGCTCCGTAAGGAGGGAGAAACTGTCAGAGATGCGATAATGAAGGCAAGAAAAGAGAGACTTCGTCCTATACTTATGACAACACTGACGATAATGTTTGCTTTACTCCCGGTAGCCCTTGGAATAACAGAAGGTGCAGAGTTGAGGCAGCCCCTTGCGGTTGCTGTGATAGGGGGTCTCACAACAGCCCTACCGCTGAGCCTTTTCGTGATACCGGTTGTGTATGAATTCTTTGAAGGTATAAGGTTTAGGTTTAGAAGGACTTAA
- a CDS encoding ABC transporter ATP-binding protein has product MVGERKEEVSIPFGIRGEAPDPAIVVDRVSKFFGSFRALDGVSLEVRRGEVLGLLGPNGAGKTTLIKILVGLYEPSEGKVLVAGEDDPRRIKRRIGYMSQKFSLYSDLTVRENLLLWGSAYGILGGELSERIEEGLRMLRLEEFRNILVKDLPLGIKQRLGLLSSFLHGPPILFLDEPTSGVDPVERKFFWKLIKHLSEEKGVTVLVATHHMEEAEFCDRVCLLSRGRVIALDTPAVLKRELELVEGRAYEVKPRDLYSSLEALERKGLTVVPYGRRLKFFTKGETEEVLREIDYEWLREAEVSMEDVFVGRLERYEASQG; this is encoded by the coding sequence ATGGTGGGAGAGAGGAAAGAGGAGGTATCTATTCCCTTTGGGATAAGGGGAGAGGCACCCGACCCTGCCATAGTGGTAGACAGAGTCTCCAAGTTCTTCGGGAGTTTCAGGGCGCTTGACGGGGTCTCCCTTGAGGTCAGGAGGGGTGAGGTTCTCGGATTGCTCGGACCCAACGGAGCGGGGAAGACGACCCTGATAAAGATACTCGTAGGTCTCTACGAACCCTCAGAGGGAAAGGTTCTCGTTGCCGGGGAGGATGACCCTAGAAGGATAAAGAGAAGGATAGGCTACATGTCCCAGAAGTTCTCCCTTTACTCGGACCTGACGGTTAGGGAAAACCTCCTCCTGTGGGGCTCTGCCTACGGGATACTGGGCGGGGAGCTTTCCGAGAGAATAGAGGAAGGTTTGAGGATGCTCAGACTTGAGGAGTTCAGAAACATCCTCGTGAAAGACCTTCCCCTCGGTATTAAACAAAGACTCGGTCTCCTATCCTCCTTCCTCCACGGACCTCCCATACTCTTCCTTGACGAGCCGACCTCTGGAGTTGACCCAGTAGAGAGAAAATTCTTCTGGAAGCTGATAAAGCACCTGTCTGAGGAGAAGGGGGTAACCGTTCTCGTTGCAACCCATCACATGGAGGAGGCTGAGTTCTGCGATAGGGTCTGCCTCCTGAGCAGGGGTAGGGTTATAGCCCTTGACACGCCGGCGGTTTTAAAGCGGGAGCTTGAGCTTGTGGAGGGGAGAGCTTACGAGGTAAAACCCAGAGACCTTTACTCCTCCTTGGAGGCTCTGGAGAGGAAGGGCTTGACGGTAGTCCCCTACGGGAGGAGACTCAAGTTCTTCACGAAAGGGGAGACTGAGGAGGTTCTGAGGGAGATAGATTACGAGTGGCTGAGGGAGGCGGAGGTCAGTATGGAGGACGTTTTCGTCGGCAGGCTGGAGAGGTATGAGGCTTCACAGGGTTAA
- a CDS encoding efflux RND transporter periplasmic adaptor subunit yields the protein MTGQSLLVVLVAFTFILSCGSPKESKKAPAERVFEVKTVELNPVDYTLRYETNGYLEAVETTQVKPLVSGKVVRILVEEGSWVKRGDLMLKIEDKDYRALYEEALWNLREAQENYQNQLKVYERRKRLYEKELISKEEFEESQTNLLTLKAKIESLKASLEKRRIDLQRTELKAPFDGYVVRRLVSVGDLVGPSSVCYEVVKPDPLRFVFKVPQEVAPSLKLGSPVHIKLGSGELEAEVEYISPSVDENRLLTVKAKVKNTYGKLKPGMYGVVSFGYKKVKAFLIPEQAVQLFQEQTFLWVVRDSRAVRLPVNVVGHEDGKSAILGQIKEGEKLIVENLMFLKEGVRVKEK from the coding sequence ATGACTGGTCAGTCATTACTTGTGGTTTTGGTGGCTTTTACCTTTATACTCTCCTGCGGAAGCCCCAAAGAGTCTAAGAAAGCACCCGCAGAAAGAGTGTTTGAGGTGAAGACCGTAGAGCTCAATCCCGTTGACTACACACTCAGATACGAAACCAATGGATACTTAGAGGCTGTTGAAACGACCCAGGTCAAGCCTCTGGTCAGTGGGAAGGTGGTAAGGATACTTGTAGAGGAGGGTAGCTGGGTAAAAAGGGGCGATCTTATGCTAAAGATAGAGGACAAGGATTACAGAGCCCTTTATGAAGAAGCTCTTTGGAACTTGAGGGAAGCCCAGGAAAACTACCAGAACCAGCTCAAGGTTTATGAAAGAAGAAAGAGACTATACGAGAAGGAGCTTATAAGTAAAGAGGAGTTTGAAGAATCCCAGACTAACCTTTTAACGCTCAAGGCAAAGATAGAAAGTCTAAAGGCTTCTCTTGAGAAGAGGAGAATAGACCTCCAGAGAACCGAGTTGAAAGCCCCCTTTGATGGGTACGTTGTGAGAAGGCTTGTAAGCGTTGGTGACCTTGTAGGACCTTCTTCGGTATGTTATGAGGTGGTGAAGCCAGATCCTCTCAGATTTGTGTTTAAGGTTCCCCAGGAGGTGGCTCCTTCCTTAAAGCTTGGCTCTCCAGTGCATATCAAGCTTGGCAGTGGGGAATTAGAGGCAGAAGTTGAATACATCTCCCCCTCCGTAGATGAAAACAGACTGTTAACTGTGAAAGCCAAAGTTAAGAACACTTACGGAAAGCTCAAGCCTGGAATGTACGGGGTGGTGAGTTTTGGATACAAGAAGGTTAAAGCTTTCCTGATACCGGAACAGGCTGTTCAGCTCTTCCAGGAACAGACATTCCTTTGGGTGGTGAGGGATTCAAGAGCGGTCCGCCTTCCCGTTAACGTGGTCGGGCATGAAGATGGTAAGTCAGCGATTCTTGGGCAGATAAAGGAGGGAGAGAAGCTTATAGTTGAAAACCTTATGTTCCTGAAGGAAGGTGTGAGGGTAAAGGAAAAATGA
- the pheA gene encoding prephenate dehydratase: MEELKKLREEIDRIDEEILRLLNERARIAREIGEIKKKKNMEIHVPERERAIFEKVLKLNKEKFGEEFPPEALVHIYREIISACLSLEKPLKIAYLGPKATFTHQAALEFFGFSAQYVPCATIRDVFVEVESERADYGVVPVENTIEGVVNYTLDMFLESDLKISGEVVIPINLHLLSNVENLSEVKRVYSHKVALGQCRGWLEKNMPNAQLLETESTAKACEIVLEEEGSAAIASEVASYTYHLNILASNIQENMDNFTRFLIVSKREMKPTGKDKTSLIFAVRDEPGALYRALEAFYLKGVNLTKIESRPSRKRAWDYVFFVDLEGHREDEKVKEVLRELKSRTQMVKILGSYPKALLSE, from the coding sequence GTGGAGGAGTTAAAGAAGCTCAGAGAGGAGATAGACAGGATAGATGAGGAGATACTCCGCCTTCTGAACGAGAGGGCGAGGATAGCGAGGGAGATAGGGGAGATAAAGAAGAAGAAGAACATGGAGATTCACGTCCCCGAAAGGGAGAGGGCGATATTTGAGAAGGTCCTGAAACTGAATAAGGAGAAGTTCGGAGAGGAGTTCCCCCCGGAAGCCCTTGTCCACATATACAGGGAAATAATCTCCGCCTGCCTCTCTTTGGAGAAGCCTCTCAAGATAGCCTACCTCGGTCCTAAGGCTACCTTCACCCATCAGGCGGCTCTGGAGTTCTTCGGCTTCTCCGCCCAGTACGTCCCCTGCGCCACCATAAGGGACGTCTTCGTTGAGGTAGAGTCTGAGAGGGCGGACTACGGGGTGGTACCCGTTGAAAACACGATAGAGGGGGTCGTGAACTACACCCTTGATATGTTCCTGGAGAGCGACCTGAAGATTTCAGGAGAGGTGGTTATACCAATAAATCTGCACCTTCTCTCAAACGTAGAGAACCTTTCTGAAGTGAAGAGGGTTTACTCCCACAAGGTAGCCCTCGGTCAGTGTAGAGGGTGGCTTGAGAAAAATATGCCCAACGCTCAACTCTTGGAAACTGAGAGTACCGCCAAGGCGTGCGAGATAGTTCTTGAAGAGGAGGGCTCCGCTGCTATAGCAAGTGAGGTCGCAAGCTACACTTACCACCTGAATATCCTCGCAAGCAATATTCAAGAGAACATGGATAACTTCACCCGCTTCCTAATAGTATCTAAAAGAGAGATGAAACCCACGGGAAAGGACAAGACGAGCCTCATATTTGCTGTCAGAGATGAGCCTGGAGCTCTCTACAGAGCCCTTGAGGCTTTCTACCTGAAGGGGGTGAATCTCACGAAGATAGAATCAAGACCTTCAAGAAAGAGGGCATGGGATTACGTGTTCTTTGTTGACCTTGAAGGACATAGGGAAGATGAGAAGGTAAAGGAAGTTTTAAGAGAGTTAAAGAGCAGGACTCAGATGGTGAAGATCCTTGGCTCTTATCCTAAGGCTCTCCTGAGCGAGTAA
- a CDS encoding carbon monoxide dehydrogenase beta subunit family protein: MWRVIYTGQRPQNENIALDQVMLELKAEGKIPNTIRFLQFKPECVLIGYHQAIEQEVREEYTKREGIEVGRRITGGGAIYFDETQIGWEIIADRRDFGELSYEHITEKICKAAAKALNKLGVKAEFRPRNDIEVEGKKISGTGGVFEGNAFLYQGTVLVDFNVERMLKSLQIPVEKLTSKGIKAAEDRVTWLKRELGRIPEKEEVFQAFLQAFKEEFGIEAQWGELTEEEKRLLEEKKDYFKSDEWIYHVKRAPESSEVLFGIYRCPGGTFRVSAKVDSDRKLLQQVVINGDLFINPKRLIYDLEAYLKHTPVQDVEKRIREFFEKNRFESVNLTVDDFVEAVMFPLRKLEAQDLGIEKKSLNKVIGSIGGGLKDNIKKAKVMLLPYCAKPAWCDYRHTDDCGECGGCTVGDLYRMAYERGMIPITITSFEMLRDTLQWCAENGYTYIGHCCYEFYEKRYEIFRKAKDWGANGVLIDIIGTTCYDLGVEEEEKAYHGEFQVELDLFVEDSQKILSLKEKVEEHDERQKRERPQPAEPLRDFIPEYYKIPKAVSGPEEDRTRLPIVKEKDKNVGFINGEKVRYEEAFREAVKLLMKAERPTIIVGPLVLWRWSEETERKAELVKKLKELFPNLNVHVLPDYRPKNKNFDPSREIDPPNPHISILHGNHDLTLMIGVHCYRTDFVIRLLKKHTDTKIVTLCNLYGHPDADVSLSGINAEKLEEFVNYPSMLNTL, encoded by the coding sequence ATGTGGAGAGTTATATATACAGGGCAGCGACCCCAGAATGAGAACATAGCTCTTGACCAGGTTATGCTTGAGCTAAAAGCAGAAGGTAAAATACCAAACACCATAAGATTCCTCCAGTTCAAGCCCGAGTGTGTTCTCATAGGATACCATCAAGCCATAGAGCAGGAGGTGAGGGAGGAGTACACGAAAAGGGAGGGTATAGAGGTAGGTAGGAGGATAACGGGAGGAGGAGCCATATACTTTGACGAGACCCAGATAGGCTGGGAAATAATAGCTGATAGGAGAGACTTTGGGGAACTCAGTTACGAGCATATTACGGAGAAGATATGCAAGGCTGCCGCAAAAGCTCTCAACAAGCTCGGTGTCAAAGCAGAATTCAGACCAAGGAACGATATAGAGGTTGAAGGTAAAAAGATTTCGGGAACGGGTGGTGTCTTTGAGGGCAATGCCTTCCTCTATCAGGGAACGGTTCTGGTTGACTTCAATGTGGAGAGAATGCTCAAATCTCTACAGATACCAGTTGAAAAGCTTACTTCAAAGGGCATTAAGGCAGCAGAGGACAGGGTAACGTGGCTTAAAAGAGAGCTTGGAAGGATACCAGAAAAGGAGGAGGTCTTCCAGGCTTTCCTTCAAGCCTTTAAGGAAGAATTTGGGATAGAAGCCCAATGGGGGGAACTCACGGAAGAAGAGAAAAGGCTTTTAGAGGAGAAGAAGGACTACTTCAAGAGCGATGAATGGATATATCACGTAAAGCGTGCACCCGAAAGCTCAGAAGTCCTTTTCGGTATATACAGGTGTCCAGGAGGGACCTTCAGGGTTTCGGCAAAGGTGGACAGCGATAGGAAGTTGCTCCAGCAGGTGGTTATTAACGGGGACCTCTTCATAAACCCTAAAAGGCTCATATACGACTTGGAAGCCTATTTGAAACATACACCCGTCCAGGACGTAGAAAAGAGGATAAGGGAATTCTTTGAGAAAAACAGGTTTGAGAGTGTAAACCTTACGGTTGATGACTTTGTTGAAGCCGTTATGTTCCCTTTGAGGAAGTTGGAAGCCCAAGACCTCGGTATTGAAAAAAAAAGTCTGAACAAGGTGATAGGTAGTATAGGGGGTGGTCTGAAGGACAACATTAAGAAGGCGAAGGTTATGCTTCTCCCATACTGCGCAAAGCCTGCATGGTGTGACTACAGGCACACAGATGATTGTGGTGAGTGTGGTGGGTGTACAGTTGGAGACCTGTACCGCATGGCTTACGAGAGGGGCATGATACCTATAACCATAACAAGCTTTGAAATGCTTCGGGATACCCTTCAGTGGTGTGCCGAAAACGGATACACCTATATAGGGCACTGTTGCTATGAGTTCTACGAGAAGAGATATGAAATATTCAGGAAGGCTAAAGACTGGGGAGCCAACGGAGTACTTATAGACATAATAGGAACAACCTGTTACGACCTTGGTGTTGAGGAGGAGGAAAAGGCTTACCACGGAGAGTTTCAGGTTGAGCTTGACCTCTTCGTGGAAGATTCCCAGAAGATTCTGTCCCTGAAAGAGAAAGTTGAAGAGCATGATGAGAGACAGAAGAGGGAAAGACCTCAACCGGCTGAGCCCCTGAGAGATTTCATACCCGAGTACTACAAAATCCCAAAAGCTGTTTCCGGACCTGAGGAGGACAGGACAAGACTTCCGATAGTTAAGGAAAAGGATAAGAACGTTGGCTTCATAAACGGGGAGAAGGTTAGGTATGAGGAAGCCTTTAGGGAGGCTGTGAAGCTCCTAATGAAAGCTGAGAGACCCACGATAATAGTTGGACCGTTGGTTCTTTGGAGATGGAGTGAGGAAACCGAGAGAAAGGCAGAACTCGTAAAGAAGCTAAAGGAGTTGTTTCCCAACCTCAACGTTCACGTCCTTCCCGACTACAGACCCAAGAATAAGAACTTTGACCCGTCAAGGGAAATAGACCCTCCAAATCCTCATATCTCAATCCTGCATGGAAATCACGACCTCACCCTGATGATCGGAGTTCACTGTTACAGGACGGACTTCGTGATAAGACTCTTAAAAAAGCATACCGACACCAAGATAGTTACCCTATGTAACCTTTATGGGCATCCCGATGCGGACGTTTCCCTGAGCGGCATAAACGCAGAGAAGTTGGAAGAATTCGTTAATTATCCCAGTATGTTAAATACCTTATAA